DNA from Chrysemys picta bellii isolate R12L10 unplaced genomic scaffold, ASM1138683v2 scaf2436, whole genome shotgun sequence:
GCTGCGGCTGGTTGTTTTAACCCCTTTGTGGGCAAAGCCCAACTGGGGTTTGCGACTTTCCCGGCTGCTTTCtgcaggtgtgtgtctgtctgtctgtctgtgtgattGGTGCTTGCTGCCTGCATGGTTGAGAGAAGGCtacacacaggcctctgccctttAAGCTAGGGGGGAATCTCCTCCCCCTTCACCCCTTTTGCTGGCAGCAGTGTAGCTCCTGTATCCTCCCATTAGGGCAAAGTGATCCACGCATCGTGACGTCATTTGACTGGAGGGTTGTACGAGTGTCTCCTTGTGGGGTGCAGGTTGTGTGTTGCGGGGCGTGGAACAGGCACCCTTGAGTGGCATGTTCagcgggggcagggggtttgAGGCACAAGTGCGCCCCTTTGGTAGGCGCTGGGGGCTGCATTAGCCCTCCCTGACGGGGTTCTTCGGTGTGTCcaggggcaggcctgggggtgggggtgttttgggAGCGCCCCTGCATGGACCTCTCTCTAGCCAATCCCCAGCTGAGCCACCCTTTGTGGCAAATCAGGCACTGCCATCCCCCTTTGTGACTGCATGCCTCTTCactgagcggggggtgggggggctgaaagGGGAGCTGTGTCCATTAGGCTGGGTGCCCCACCactcctcaaaaagaacaggagtacttgtggcaccttagagactaacaaatttattagagcataagctttcgtgggctacaacccacaggagtacttgtggcatcttagagactaacaaatttattagagcataagctttcgtgggctacaacccacttcttcagatgaagtgggttgtagcccacgaaagcttatgctctaataaatttgttagtctctaaggtgccacaagtactcctgttctttttgaggatacagactaatacggctgctgcCCTGAAACCACCACTCCTGACTCCTCACGCTGCTCCCTTTCTGTTTCCCTTACAGTGAAGGAGTTCCTAGCCAAAGCCAAAGAAGACTTCCTCAagaaatgggagaacccctcccaggtACTGTGCCCCCAACCCAGATCACCTTCtcacccccaccagcacccccCAATCAAGGCCTCTGTAGCCCCAGGCTGATTATTCTGCAATCACCCCCTGGATCTCTTTCCCCATCGCTGAGCCACCTTGCCACACAGCCTCTGCTAAGGGTCTGGGGTTATTTTTGCTCCTGGGGCTGAGTGGACCATGttgctctccacccccccccccccccccaatctgcccTCTGGTAACTGGAGAGCCAAGAACTCTGTAGGTTCAACTCCACTCTGCTGGTCGAGAGGGACACTAACCATGTGGGACTCCTCCTGATCCAGcctgtctccccctgccccatcttcCTCTCAAGGCCCCAGCGTGGTcgtccagcccagccccagattGGCTCCCGGGGGTTGTGTTAACAGGGACTCTGTTCAAAGGGCCTCCGTTTGCTGCCTGTGCTTGGGCGCAGTGCCCGAGTTTGTAGGTGCCGGAAAAGCTTTTGAGGTCAGCCCTGGGTCTGTCCCCACTGGAAATCCCGCCTGGGGTGGTTGTGCAGCACTTTCACTTTGCTAGTCCTCCCGCACACCCTGTGTCATTAACGCCatggcacagatggggaaactgaggcccagagggggAAGGGACTTGGTCAAGGGTATAGGAAGTTGGTGGCAGAACTAGGAAGCGATCTTGTGACTCCTAGtttcctgccctctgaccactGCACTTCATTCCCTCTCCGCACAGACcgagggctagaacccaggagtcctgactcccagcccctcccccgcctcttacGCACCAGCCCCCACTGAATGGAGCTGGGCGGGTCGCCTGTCTGGAACTGGATTTTGGTTCTGCCTAAGGAGCAGGGAATCCCTTGTCCGTGTCTCATTCAAAATGTAGCGGTTTCCTTTGGCGCCCTCTGGTGGTGAAATATGACATCTACTTCATATCAATGTTCTCAAGAACAACCccctcatgtttcagagtagcagccgtgttagtctgtatccgcaaaaagagcaggagtacttgtggcaccttagagactaacaaatttattagagcataagctttcgtggactacagcccacttcttcggatgcatatataaggtgccacaagtactcctgttctttttgcggatacagactaacccccTCATGGTCATTAAAGACCCCTCCAGTCTTGCAGTGCAAATCCTACTGTCCCAGGCAGGTTCCTTCCTGGTGCCCCCAGGACCAGTCTGTCCCCCCGTCAGGtttgttttcccccttccagaACACGGCCAGTTTGGATCAGTTTGATCGAATCAAGACCCTGAGCACAGGCCCATTCGGGAGGGTGATGCTGGTGAAACACAAAGAGACCGGGAATCACTATGCCATGAAGATCCTGGATGAACAGAAGGTGAGACGCAGGAGGCTACCGCGGAGATCTGGCCTGAGGCCGTGGAATCCccagtgagggggagggatatgGAGCAGAACCCTgcgtgggggtgcagaagaggggagTGCGTGGGAGGGGCCAGCAGAAGAAGATCTGACTTTTCATTACTCATCAAACTGGAGTATTCCTTCAAGGTAGATGTCCTTTGCTTGCCAGCCCAGTCCTGGGCtgcgtccccgtcccccccgatCCCACAATCCCCTCGATTTGTTTCCTATTTAAAACCAAAGCTGTGCTGAAGGGGTCGAAGGGCACAGTCTTCGTCTCTTATATCTTGAGAACAAACGTTCCTGGCGTGACATCTAGGATCAGGTTTGGAGCTAAGAAAAATCAATTTTGATCATTCCCCTTTTTCAGTCTCTTCTGTTCTGCTTTTGACTCCAGGTTTTGAACAGTgatactccctccccccacccccaacctggtcggttttgcttttgtttctagtcagtttcagttTCCAGCTCCCTTGCGCTGTCCCTAGGGCATGAGCTCTGCTTTGctgtgcggggggcgggggggtgtctcAGAGGAAGTCCTAACTTCATGCACAATTGGCTTTGTGGAGACTTTGAAACCATCACGTGGGATTGTTTCCTCCTGATggagttgtgacgggttggatcaca
Protein-coding regions in this window:
- the LOC135980261 gene encoding cAMP-dependent protein kinase catalytic subunit alpha-like; the encoded protein is MPENRAPAVPGLLLWRLRLVVLTPLWAKPNWGLRLSRLLSAVKEFLAKAKEDFLKKWENPSQNTASLDQFDRIKTLSTGPFGRVMLVKHKETGNHYAMKILDEQKVRRRRLPRRSGLRPWNPQ